A window of the Branchiibius hedensis genome harbors these coding sequences:
- a CDS encoding NAD-dependent succinate-semialdehyde dehydrogenase has product MSKYRSTNPMTGEVVAEYPVLDDTQVQTVLDQAQQAYLSWRRVEPAERTKVLSRVADLHRQHATELAELSTLEMGKPISQARGEVELAAAIFEYYAEEGPNLIADEELTIAGTGRAIVRTAAIGPLLGVMPWNFPYYQVARFVAPNLLLGNTILLKHAANCPQQALRIHDILAEAGAPAGVYTNIFATNDQVATMIANPILQGVSLTGSERAGTAVGELAGRHMKKSVLELGGSDALIVLADADLPAAITAAAAGRFHNAGQTCTSSKRIIVEDSVWDEFLTGFLDAADAWQIGDPTDPDTKVGPMASFAARDDLAAQVNDALVKGATLHLGGAVPESSASYYPATVISDLTPDMRAHREELFGPVALLHRVHSVDEAIEVANDSPFGLGSAIFTADEATALDVAERLDVGMVGINATVKSAPDLPFGGVKRSGIGRELGKFGLDEFANKKLIRIP; this is encoded by the coding sequence ATGTCGAAGTACCGCAGCACCAACCCGATGACCGGAGAGGTCGTCGCCGAGTACCCCGTACTCGACGACACCCAGGTCCAGACCGTGCTCGACCAGGCACAGCAGGCCTACCTGTCGTGGCGTCGGGTTGAGCCCGCCGAGCGGACCAAGGTGCTAAGCCGGGTAGCCGACCTCCACCGTCAGCACGCCACCGAGCTCGCCGAGCTCTCGACCCTGGAAATGGGCAAGCCCATCAGCCAGGCCCGCGGCGAGGTTGAGCTCGCCGCCGCGATCTTCGAGTACTACGCCGAAGAAGGCCCCAACCTCATCGCCGACGAGGAACTGACCATCGCTGGCACCGGCCGGGCGATCGTCCGCACCGCCGCCATCGGTCCGCTCCTCGGCGTTATGCCGTGGAACTTCCCGTACTACCAGGTCGCCAGGTTCGTCGCGCCCAACCTGCTGCTCGGCAACACCATCCTGCTCAAGCACGCCGCCAACTGTCCCCAGCAGGCGCTCCGCATCCACGACATCCTGGCCGAGGCCGGCGCACCCGCAGGCGTTTACACGAACATCTTCGCCACCAACGACCAGGTCGCAACCATGATCGCGAATCCCATCCTGCAGGGCGTTTCGCTGACCGGTAGCGAACGGGCCGGCACAGCCGTTGGTGAACTCGCCGGACGCCACATGAAGAAGTCCGTCCTGGAGCTCGGCGGCTCGGACGCACTCATCGTCCTCGCCGACGCCGACCTACCGGCGGCCATCACCGCTGCCGCGGCGGGACGTTTCCACAACGCCGGCCAGACCTGCACCTCCTCCAAGCGCATCATCGTGGAGGACTCCGTGTGGGACGAGTTCCTCACCGGCTTCCTCGATGCCGCCGATGCCTGGCAGATCGGCGATCCGACCGACCCCGACACCAAGGTCGGCCCGATGGCGTCCTTCGCTGCACGTGACGACCTGGCGGCACAGGTCAACGACGCCCTCGTCAAGGGAGCCACCCTGCACCTCGGCGGAGCCGTCCCCGAATCGTCCGCCTCGTACTACCCGGCGACCGTGATCTCCGACCTCACCCCGGACATGCGAGCCCACCGAGAAGAGCTCTTCGGACCGGTCGCCCTACTGCACCGGGTCCATTCGGTCGATGAGGCCATCGAGGTCGCCAACGACTCGCCCTTCGGCCTCGGAAGCGCCATCTTCACCGCGGACGAAGCCACCGCCCTGGACGTTGCAGAGCGCCTCGATGTCGGCATGGTCGGCATCAACGCCACCGTGAAGAGCGCTCCCGATCTGCCCTTCGGGGGTGTGAAGCGCTCCGGTATCGGGCGGGAGCTCGGCAAGTTCGGGCTCGACGAGTTCGCCAACAAGAAGCTCATCCGCATCCCCTGA
- a CDS encoding 2,3-butanediol dehydrogenase, which yields MRAAVYYGNSKVEIEDVPEPDVTDGHVKVKVAFNGICGTDLHEYYDGPIFISPSDPHPLTGMAMPVVLGHEFSGTVVAVGKGVTDVAEGDRVTIEPVYRCGECRACQAGQYNVCNVVGFHGLMADGGMAEYTVVPRIMIHHLPQNVSTELGALAEPMSVAYHAAALGGVTQESRALIYGAGPIGIGLWFALRGMGLTEIEVVEPTPTRRAAIETLGARTLDPSAIDVAAYIADQTNGAGVDAAYDAAGVAPAVSSALDCLGERRTLVSVAIYDKPIETPLLSLVLKERRIQGTICYTADDYRAVLDLMEAGHYDTTGWVETIPISGLLDQGFAQLRAGQKMKVLVDPTA from the coding sequence ATGCGCGCAGCGGTCTACTACGGCAACAGCAAAGTCGAAATCGAAGACGTCCCGGAGCCGGATGTCACTGACGGTCACGTGAAGGTCAAGGTTGCCTTCAACGGCATCTGTGGAACCGACCTTCACGAGTACTACGACGGGCCCATCTTCATCTCCCCGTCGGACCCTCACCCCCTGACGGGCATGGCGATGCCCGTGGTGCTTGGCCACGAGTTCTCGGGCACCGTCGTGGCCGTCGGCAAGGGCGTCACGGACGTTGCCGAAGGTGACCGGGTCACCATCGAGCCGGTCTACCGCTGCGGCGAGTGCCGAGCCTGCCAGGCAGGCCAGTACAACGTATGCAACGTCGTCGGGTTTCACGGGCTGATGGCTGACGGCGGCATGGCCGAGTACACGGTCGTCCCGCGAATCATGATCCACCACCTGCCACAGAACGTCTCGACCGAGCTGGGTGCCCTCGCCGAGCCGATGTCGGTCGCCTACCACGCAGCCGCGCTCGGGGGCGTGACCCAGGAGAGTCGTGCACTCATCTATGGGGCCGGCCCCATCGGCATCGGTCTGTGGTTCGCCCTGCGCGGCATGGGGCTGACCGAGATCGAAGTCGTCGAGCCCACACCGACCCGACGCGCGGCCATCGAGACGCTTGGTGCGCGAACGCTCGACCCGTCGGCAATCGACGTCGCTGCCTACATCGCCGACCAGACCAACGGGGCCGGCGTCGATGCCGCGTACGACGCAGCGGGTGTCGCGCCGGCTGTGTCGTCGGCGCTCGACTGCCTCGGCGAACGTCGAACGCTGGTCAGCGTCGCCATCTACGACAAGCCCATCGAGACCCCGTTGCTCAGCCTCGTCCTGAAGGAGCGGCGCATCCAAGGGACCATCTGCTACACCGCAGACGACTACCGCGCCGTTCTCGATCTGATGGAGGCCGGCCACTACGACACCACCGGCTGGGTCGAGACGATCCCGATCTCCGGGCTGCTCGACCAAGGCTTCGCCCAGCTCCGCGCCGGACAGAAGATGAAGGTCCTGGTCGACCCGACGGCCTAG
- a CDS encoding DUF899 family protein, with protein MSDKSQQPAAAPPVVDRAAFDAALDAQVVKEKQVTRLNDEVSASRRRLPMVQVADYEFEGPDGPVRLSELFGDTYQLLVQNFMFAPDWEKGCPSCTFAADNLPFNMDRLADEAIAFAMISHAPVEKLQAWRAERGWPYTWVSSYGTTYHDDWAWNSTYPDGSTGPVPGYSYYLLKDGTPYLTYSTRARGTEAILPVAQIMDRTAYGRQQDWEDSPDGWPQYPTYG; from the coding sequence GTGTCCGACAAGTCCCAGCAACCAGCTGCCGCACCACCCGTGGTCGACCGCGCCGCCTTCGATGCCGCCCTAGACGCGCAGGTCGTCAAGGAGAAGCAGGTCACGCGGCTGAACGACGAGGTGTCCGCTAGCCGTCGACGGTTACCGATGGTGCAGGTGGCGGACTACGAGTTCGAGGGGCCGGACGGCCCGGTCCGGCTGAGTGAGTTGTTCGGTGACACCTATCAGCTTCTGGTGCAGAACTTCATGTTCGCGCCGGACTGGGAAAAGGGCTGTCCCAGTTGCACTTTCGCGGCCGACAACCTGCCGTTCAATATGGACCGGCTGGCTGACGAGGCGATTGCCTTCGCGATGATCTCGCACGCGCCGGTCGAGAAGTTGCAGGCATGGCGTGCGGAGCGCGGCTGGCCCTACACCTGGGTGTCGTCCTACGGCACGACCTATCACGACGACTGGGCGTGGAACTCGACCTACCCGGACGGCAGCACCGGGCCGGTGCCCGGTTACTCGTACTACCTGCTCAAGGACGGCACGCCGTACCTCACCTACTCCACCCGTGCCCGGGGCACCGAGGCGATCCTGCCGGTCGCACAAATCATGGATCGTACGGCGTACGGCCGCCAGCAGGACTGGGAGGACAGCCCGGACGGCTGGCCGCAGTACCCGACGTACGGCTGA
- a CDS encoding zinc-dependent alcohol dehydrogenase family protein, whose translation MRALVMDEFGGPLEIRDLPTPDVPEGAVLIDVAATGLCRSDWHAWSGHDDDVALPHVPGHEFAGVVTELGEGVENWQVGDRVTSPFVEGCGQCEWCRSGNAQVCPHQQQPGFTHAGSFAEQVVIHAADTNLVAIPEGVGFEAAALLGCRFATAYRALTARARLQPQEWVTVVGAGGVGLSSVMIAKALGGRVVVLDRSPVPLAAAMRLGADEVIQTEPADAPAQVAARIHELTGGGSHVSIDAVGSPTTAASAVLSLRRRGRHVQVGLLPSADGTSPVPMARVIAWELDVLGSHGMAAADYPPMLELVAAGTLDPAALLAGTIGLAEAATALPAMATSAGAGTTIIDPRR comes from the coding sequence ATGCGCGCGCTGGTGATGGACGAATTCGGCGGTCCGTTAGAGATCAGGGACCTCCCGACACCGGACGTCCCAGAGGGAGCGGTGCTCATCGACGTAGCGGCCACCGGCCTGTGTCGCAGCGACTGGCACGCCTGGTCCGGCCACGACGACGATGTGGCTCTCCCCCACGTGCCGGGGCACGAATTCGCTGGTGTTGTAACGGAACTCGGCGAAGGCGTCGAAAACTGGCAGGTCGGCGACCGCGTCACCTCACCCTTCGTCGAGGGGTGCGGACAGTGCGAATGGTGTCGATCCGGCAACGCACAGGTGTGCCCGCACCAGCAGCAGCCGGGATTCACCCATGCCGGTTCGTTCGCCGAGCAGGTGGTCATCCACGCCGCCGACACCAACCTGGTCGCTATCCCCGAGGGTGTCGGCTTCGAGGCCGCCGCGCTCCTTGGCTGCAGGTTCGCAACCGCCTACCGAGCCCTCACCGCACGGGCCCGCCTCCAGCCGCAGGAGTGGGTCACCGTCGTCGGCGCCGGCGGTGTCGGCCTGTCGAGCGTGATGATCGCCAAGGCGCTCGGGGGCCGCGTTGTGGTGCTCGACCGCTCCCCCGTTCCACTCGCGGCGGCGATGAGACTCGGCGCCGACGAGGTCATCCAGACCGAACCCGCCGACGCGCCGGCACAGGTTGCCGCCCGGATCCACGAACTCACCGGCGGTGGTAGCCACGTCTCCATCGACGCGGTGGGGTCACCGACCACGGCAGCGAGCGCCGTACTCTCCCTGCGTCGACGTGGGCGCCACGTGCAGGTGGGGTTACTGCCCAGCGCCGATGGCACCAGCCCCGTGCCCATGGCGCGGGTCATCGCCTGGGAACTCGATGTCCTGGGCAGCCACGGAATGGCCGCCGCCGACTATCCGCCGATGCTGGAGCTGGTCGCCGCCGGCACGCTCGATCCCGCCGCGCTCCTGGCAGGCACGATCGGCCTCGCCGAAGCCGCGACAGCCCTGCCCGCCATGGCCACTTCCGCGGGAGCAGGCACCACGATCATCGACCCGCGCCGCTGA
- a CDS encoding DNA-binding protein: MSVVLCRVYVSVGSVAADERTRRKVGMSRDGLYKALSEDGNPTWSTILKVTHALGLRFELHFVA; encoded by the coding sequence GTGTCGGTCGTGCTGTGTCGCGTCTACGTGTCGGTCGGCTCGGTGGCGGCCGATGAGCGAACTCGCCGCAAGGTCGGCATGAGCCGGGATGGGCTCTACAAGGCCCTTTCCGAGGATGGCAATCCCACCTGGTCCACCATCCTGAAAGTCACCCACGCGCTCGGACTGCGTTTCGAACTCCACTTCGTAGCCTGA
- a CDS encoding NAD(P)-dependent oxidoreductase: MRIAIIGANGRTGHLATEQALDRGHDVVAVARQPHNVTTQHERLTVRPADVMDEQALRAALAGTDVVISTLGIGTSRKPTTVYSVGVRKILNAMHSRTIQRLAVISAAPVGPRSDHPGLEHKIVLPILEALFGETYEDMREMKRILQASTADWVALRPPRLLAKPALGSYRIGPTPPPGGRSLRYGDLATALLDAIEDPRLSKTAQYVSN; encoded by the coding sequence ATGCGGATCGCGATCATCGGAGCAAACGGCCGGACCGGGCACCTTGCCACCGAGCAGGCACTAGACCGCGGCCACGACGTCGTCGCGGTCGCCCGCCAACCACACAACGTGACCACCCAACACGAACGACTGACCGTACGACCCGCCGACGTGATGGACGAGCAGGCGTTACGAGCCGCGCTGGCTGGGACTGATGTCGTGATCTCCACGCTTGGGATCGGTACCTCCCGTAAACCCACAACCGTGTACTCCGTCGGCGTCAGGAAAATCCTTAACGCCATGCACAGCAGGACCATTCAACGGCTCGCGGTCATCTCGGCTGCCCCCGTCGGGCCCCGATCAGATCATCCCGGCCTCGAACACAAGATCGTGCTGCCGATCCTCGAAGCACTATTCGGGGAAACGTATGAAGACATGCGCGAGATGAAACGCATCCTGCAGGCAAGCACCGCCGACTGGGTCGCCCTGCGCCCGCCCCGGCTGCTTGCCAAACCAGCGCTTGGCAGCTACCGCATCGGCCCCACGCCACCACCCGGCGGACGCTCCCTGCGCTACGGAGACCTCGCCACAGCGCTCCTGGACGCCATCGAGGACCCAAGACTGTCGAAGACGGCGCAATACGTGAGCAACTAG
- a CDS encoding MarR family winged helix-turn-helix transcriptional regulator, which produces MSKSDSTRYGDSLAFLLSQLGAQSAAMFAQQIAPTGVTPRQFALLSHLAVGGPKSQQQLADLLGIHRNNMVDLVDAMEGADLVERVRDQVDRRAFEIHPTAEGMAAVAQINALVPALDAEIAGQLSVKQRHALIDTLRGLADHLGLDAAVHPSVAGRQRSKP; this is translated from the coding sequence GTGAGTAAAAGTGACTCGACGCGGTACGGGGATTCGTTGGCGTTTCTGTTGTCTCAGCTTGGTGCCCAGTCGGCGGCGATGTTCGCGCAACAGATCGCGCCGACGGGGGTGACGCCTCGGCAGTTCGCGCTGCTGAGCCACTTGGCTGTTGGTGGTCCTAAGTCGCAGCAGCAGTTGGCAGACTTGCTTGGCATCCACCGCAACAACATGGTCGATCTGGTCGACGCCATGGAGGGTGCAGATCTGGTGGAGCGGGTCCGCGACCAGGTCGACCGCAGGGCGTTTGAGATCCACCCGACGGCGGAGGGGATGGCGGCCGTCGCGCAGATCAACGCCCTGGTGCCGGCTCTGGATGCTGAGATCGCCGGACAGCTGAGCGTGAAGCAACGCCACGCCTTGATCGACACACTCCGGGGCCTGGCTGACCACCTTGGTCTCGATGCTGCCGTGCATCCCTCGGTCGCGGGGCGCCAACGGTCAAAGCCCTGA